A single region of the Erythrobacter sp. HL-111 genome encodes:
- a CDS encoding NAD-dependent epimerase/dehydratase family protein, protein MAETVLVTGGTGFIAGEIIDLLLGAGKTVHTTVRNRTSNEPRLQDRWRTAGERLRVFEADLENDAGWAEAMEECDAVAHVASPFPMSTPRHPDELVKPARAGALRALECAKKAGVTRFVLTSSAAAIAYGHPPGRDRFDESDWTVLENPEVPAYHRSKTVAEKASREWMAQNGEGMTFCSINPVAVLGPVHDEDLSTSIELVRKLLTGEIPALPDAGFGIVDVRDVALAHVRALDAPAETVRGERFAVSDKFLWMQDIAGVLRERVPDLAGKVPSRRLPSIVVKLLAPFMADIRQVKTELGRHRDVSGAHARQALGIDYISAEDSIEATARSLADKGIVTPS, encoded by the coding sequence ATGGCTGAAACGGTGCTGGTGACCGGCGGGACCGGCTTCATCGCGGGCGAGATCATCGACCTGCTGCTGGGCGCGGGCAAGACGGTGCACACCACGGTCCGCAACCGCACCAGCAACGAACCGCGCCTGCAGGACCGCTGGCGCACCGCGGGCGAGCGGCTGCGCGTGTTCGAGGCCGATCTGGAAAACGACGCGGGCTGGGCCGAGGCGATGGAGGAATGCGACGCGGTCGCCCATGTCGCCTCGCCCTTTCCGATGAGCACGCCCAGGCACCCCGACGAGCTGGTGAAGCCCGCCCGCGCAGGGGCGCTGAGGGCGCTCGAATGCGCGAAGAAGGCCGGGGTCACGCGCTTCGTTCTCACCAGCTCCGCCGCCGCGATCGCCTATGGCCACCCGCCAGGCCGGGACCGGTTCGACGAATCCGACTGGACCGTGCTCGAAAATCCCGAGGTCCCGGCCTATCACCGCTCCAAGACCGTCGCCGAAAAGGCTTCGCGCGAATGGATGGCGCAGAACGGCGAGGGCATGACGTTCTGCTCGATCAACCCGGTCGCGGTCCTCGGGCCGGTCCATGACGAGGACCTTTCGACCTCGATCGAACTCGTCCGCAAGCTTCTTACCGGCGAAATCCCGGCCTTGCCCGATGCGGGGTTCGGCATCGTCGACGTGCGCGACGTTGCGCTCGCCCATGTCCGCGCGCTCGATGCCCCGGCCGAGACCGTGCGGGGCGAACGCTTCGCCGTGTCCGACAAATTCCTGTGGATGCAGGACATCGCCGGGGTGCTGCGCGAGCGCGTGCCCGACCTCGCGGGCAAGGTGCCCTCGCGCCGCCTGCCGTCCATCGTGGTGAAGCTGCTCGCGCCCTTCATGGCCGACATCAGGCAGGTGAAGACGGAACTGGGCCGCCACCGCGACGTGTCGGGCGCCCATGCACGCCAGGCGCTGGGGATCGACTACATCAGCGCCGAGGACAGCATCGAGGCGACCGCGCGCAGCCTCGCCGACAAGGGCATCGTGACCCCGAGCTAG
- a CDS encoding acyl-CoA carboxylase subunit beta yields the protein MSANIAEMERRREAARLGGGEKRIAAQHAKGKLTARERLDVLLDEGSFEELDTYVEHDCIDFGMETQKIPGDGVVTGSGTINGRLVYVFSQDFTVFGGSLSKRHAEKICKVMDTAMKVGAPVIGLNDSGGARIQEGVDSLGGYAEVFQRNVLASGVIPQISLIMGPCAGGAVYSPAMTDFIFMVKDSSYMFVTGPDVVKTVTGEVVTQEELGGAITHTTKTSVADCAFENDIETLLATREFFNYLPLSNREDVPELPVNDPWDREEPSLDTLIPDNANQPYDMHEVIAKTLDEGSFFEIQPAHAANIICGFGRVEGRTVGVVANQPMVLAGVLDIASAKKAARFVRFCDAFEIPIVTFVDVPGFLPGTAQELGGIIKHGAKLLFAYAEATVPKITVITRKAYGGAYDVMASKHLRGDLNYAWPTAEIAVMGAKGAVEIIFRQDRDNPEKIAEKTKEYEDRFANPFVAASRGYIDEVIHPHSTRRRIALGLRKLRTKQLENPWKKHDNIPL from the coding sequence ATGTCCGCCAATATCGCCGAAATGGAACGCCGCCGCGAAGCCGCAAGGCTGGGCGGGGGTGAAAAACGCATCGCCGCGCAGCACGCCAAGGGCAAGCTGACCGCGCGCGAGCGGCTCGACGTGCTGCTCGACGAAGGGAGCTTCGAGGAGCTCGACACCTATGTCGAACACGACTGCATCGATTTCGGCATGGAGACGCAGAAGATCCCCGGCGACGGGGTGGTGACGGGATCGGGCACGATCAACGGGCGGCTCGTCTATGTCTTCAGCCAGGACTTCACCGTGTTCGGCGGCTCGCTGTCGAAACGCCATGCGGAAAAGATCTGCAAGGTGATGGACACCGCGATGAAGGTCGGCGCGCCCGTCATCGGGCTCAACGACAGCGGCGGGGCGCGCATCCAGGAAGGCGTCGACAGCCTCGGCGGCTATGCCGAGGTGTTCCAGAGGAACGTGCTGGCCTCCGGCGTCATCCCGCAGATCAGCCTCATTATGGGGCCGTGCGCGGGGGGCGCGGTCTACAGTCCGGCCATGACCGACTTCATCTTCATGGTGAAGGACAGCTCCTACATGTTCGTCACCGGCCCCGACGTGGTGAAGACGGTGACGGGCGAGGTCGTCACGCAGGAGGAACTGGGCGGGGCGATCACCCACACGACGAAGACGAGCGTCGCCGATTGCGCGTTCGAGAACGACATCGAGACGCTGCTCGCGACGCGCGAGTTCTTCAACTACCTGCCGCTGTCGAACCGCGAGGACGTGCCCGAACTGCCCGTGAACGATCCGTGGGACCGCGAGGAGCCGAGCCTAGACACGCTGATCCCCGACAACGCCAACCAGCCCTACGACATGCACGAGGTGATCGCGAAGACGCTGGACGAGGGCAGCTTCTTCGAGATCCAGCCCGCCCATGCCGCCAACATCATCTGCGGGTTCGGCCGGGTCGAGGGGCGCACGGTGGGCGTCGTCGCGAACCAGCCGATGGTGCTCGCGGGCGTGCTCGACATCGCTTCTGCAAAGAAGGCCGCGCGCTTCGTGCGGTTCTGCGACGCGTTCGAGATTCCGATCGTGACCTTCGTCGACGTCCCCGGCTTCCTGCCCGGCACGGCGCAGGAACTGGGCGGCATCATCAAGCACGGGGCGAAGCTGCTGTTCGCCTATGCCGAGGCGACCGTGCCGAAGATCACCGTCATCACCCGCAAGGCCTATGGCGGGGCCTATGACGTGATGGCGTCCAAGCACCTGCGCGGCGATTTGAACTACGCCTGGCCGACGGCGGAAATCGCGGTGATGGGCGCGAAGGGCGCGGTGGAGATCATCTTCCGACAGGACCGCGACAATCCCGAAAAGATCGCCGAAAAAACCAAGGAATACGAAGACCGCTTCGCCAACCCCTTCGTCGCCGCCTCGCGCGGCTATATCGACGAGGTGATCCACCCGCACTCGACGCGGCGGCGGATTGCGCTGGGGTTAAGGAAGCTTCGGACCAAGCAGTTGGAGAACCCTTGGAAGAAGCATGACAATATTCCGCTGTGA
- the mce gene encoding methylmalonyl-CoA epimerase, with protein MKLGRLNHIGVATPSIADSIAFYRDVMGATTIHTPFDLEEQGVKVCFVDTPTDSGMNGTQIELIEPLGEKSTIRGFLEKNPLGGQHHVCFEVPDIAEARAEFEEMGKRILGPTRIGAHGTPIFFVHPKDMQGVLTEIMETPREGAHWSN; from the coding sequence ATGAAACTCGGCCGTCTCAACCACATCGGGGTCGCCACGCCCTCCATCGCGGACTCCATCGCGTTCTACCGCGACGTGATGGGCGCGACCACAATCCACACGCCTTTCGACCTTGAGGAGCAGGGCGTGAAGGTCTGCTTCGTCGACACGCCCACCGACAGCGGGATGAACGGCACCCAGATCGAGCTGATCGAACCGCTGGGCGAAAAATCGACCATTCGCGGCTTCCTCGAGAAGAACCCGCTGGGCGGGCAGCACCATGTCTGCTTCGAGGTCCCCGACATCGCCGAGGCACGCGCGGAATTCGAGGAAATGGGCAAGCGCATCCTCGGCCCCACCCGCATCGGCGCCCACGGCACGCCTATCTTTTTCGTCCATCCCAAGGACATGCAAGGAGTGCTTACGGAGATCATGGAAACGCCCCGCGAAGGCGCGCACTGGTCGAATTGA
- a CDS encoding enoyl-CoA hydratase-related protein: protein MSYETIRVEREGPLLTITLNRPERLNAMPPQMADELGQAFYDLGDTRAVLITGEGKGFCSGADLSARSNGSALGGKGGSHEALIQHYNPAVSQLIRADVPVICAVNGPAAGVGCSLALAADFTIAAKSAYFLQAFVNIGLVPDGGSTWLLTRAIGRARATRMMMLGEKISGQQAEEWGLVYKCVEDDALMDEAKALAEKLANGPTLAYAHIKRNISTAIDQNLQMVLLAEAEAQRIAGASEDAREGGMAFLQKRKAEFKGR, encoded by the coding sequence ATGTCCTACGAAACCATCCGCGTGGAGCGCGAAGGCCCGCTCCTCACCATCACGCTCAACCGGCCCGAGCGATTGAACGCCATGCCGCCGCAGATGGCGGACGAGCTGGGGCAGGCGTTCTACGACCTCGGCGATACCCGCGCTGTGCTGATCACGGGCGAGGGCAAGGGCTTCTGTTCGGGGGCGGATCTCTCGGCGCGGAGCAATGGCAGCGCATTGGGCGGCAAGGGCGGCAGCCACGAGGCGTTGATCCAGCATTACAACCCGGCGGTGAGCCAGCTCATCCGCGCCGACGTGCCGGTGATCTGTGCGGTCAACGGGCCAGCGGCGGGCGTCGGGTGCAGCCTCGCGCTGGCGGCGGACTTCACCATTGCCGCGAAAAGCGCCTATTTCCTCCAGGCCTTCGTCAATATCGGCCTCGTCCCCGATGGCGGATCGACCTGGCTGCTCACCCGCGCGATCGGCCGGGCGCGCGCCACGCGCATGATGATGCTGGGCGAGAAGATTTCGGGGCAGCAGGCCGAAGAATGGGGCCTCGTCTACAAGTGCGTCGAGGACGATGCGCTGATGGACGAGGCGAAGGCGCTGGCCGAAAAGCTCGCCAACGGCCCGACGCTCGCCTACGCCCATATCAAGCGCAACATTTCGACCGCGATCGACCAGAACCTGCAGATGGTGCTGCTCGCCGAAGCCGAGGCGCAGCGCATTGCGGGCGCGAGCGAGGATGCGAGGGAGGGCGGCATGGCCTTCCTGCAGAAGCGCAAAGCCGAGTTCAAGGGGCGCTGA
- the scpA gene encoding methylmalonyl-CoA mutase — MTDKPTLSDWKALAEKEVKGRDLTWQTPEGFAIKPLYTAEDHADWDPGLPGFAPFTRGVKASMYAGRPWTIRQYAGFSTAEESNAFYRRNLAAGQKGLSVAFDLATHRGYDSDHPRVVGDVGKAGVAIDTVRDMEILFDQIPLDEMSVSMTMNGAVIPVMAFYIVAAERSGVSQEKLSGTIQNDILKEFMVRNTYIYPPEPSMRIVSDIIAYTSAKMPRFNSISISGYHMHEAGATAVQELAFTIADGKAYVERAMEAGLDIDAFAPRLSFFFGIGMNFFMEIAKLRAARTLWYRVMDDLGAKSDKSKMLRTHCQTSGVSLQEQDPYNNVIRTTIEAMAATLGGTQSLHTNALDEAIALPTDFSARIARNTQLVLQEESGITNVVDPLGGSHYIEALTATLVDEAEKLIAEVDASGGMTAYVDAGAPKAAIERAAAEKQTKVDRGETVIVGVNKYRKDKEDPIETLDIDNAKVRKGQIARIEHIRANRDEDACRTALAALTEGCKSGANVLELAVEAARRDATLGEISQAMEAVFGRHDATPKPVSGVYKTAYEFDRRWEQVTSGVEAVERRLGRKPKIMVAKMGQDGHDRGANVIASAFSDMGFEVVSGPLFQTPEEARDMALENGVDVIGCSSLAAGHKTLIPELIRLLKEAGRADIKVTAGGVIPASDYDFLREAGVQGIYGPGSNVVECAADILTLLGHNMPPAGEEMDEAAE, encoded by the coding sequence ATGACCGACAAACCCACTCTCTCCGACTGGAAAGCCCTCGCCGAGAAGGAAGTGAAGGGCCGCGACCTCACGTGGCAGACGCCCGAAGGCTTCGCGATAAAGCCGCTCTACACGGCGGAGGACCATGCGGACTGGGACCCGGGCCTGCCCGGCTTCGCCCCGTTCACGCGCGGGGTGAAGGCGTCGATGTATGCCGGGCGCCCCTGGACGATCCGGCAATATGCGGGGTTTTCGACGGCCGAGGAATCGAACGCCTTCTACCGCCGCAACCTCGCCGCCGGGCAGAAGGGGCTGTCGGTCGCCTTCGACCTCGCCACCCACCGGGGCTATGACAGCGATCACCCGCGCGTCGTCGGCGATGTCGGCAAGGCGGGGGTGGCGATCGACACCGTGCGCGACATGGAGATCCTGTTCGACCAGATTCCGCTCGATGAAATGAGCGTGTCGATGACCATGAACGGCGCGGTCATCCCGGTCATGGCGTTCTACATCGTCGCCGCCGAACGCTCGGGCGTTTCGCAGGAGAAGCTGTCGGGGACCATCCAGAACGACATCCTCAAGGAGTTCATGGTCCGCAACACCTATATCTACCCGCCCGAGCCGAGCATGAGGATCGTCTCGGACATCATCGCCTATACCTCGGCGAAGATGCCGCGCTTCAATTCCATCTCGATCAGCGGCTATCACATGCATGAGGCCGGGGCGACGGCGGTGCAGGAGCTCGCCTTCACCATCGCCGACGGCAAGGCCTATGTCGAACGCGCGATGGAAGCGGGGCTCGACATCGACGCCTTCGCGCCGCGCCTGTCGTTCTTCTTCGGCATCGGCATGAACTTCTTCATGGAGATCGCCAAGCTGCGCGCGGCGCGGACCTTGTGGTACCGGGTGATGGACGACCTTGGCGCAAAGTCCGACAAGTCGAAGATGCTGCGCACGCATTGCCAGACCAGCGGCGTCAGCCTGCAGGAACAGGACCCCTACAACAACGTCATCCGCACCACGATCGAGGCGATGGCGGCGACGCTCGGCGGGACGCAGTCGCTCCACACCAATGCGCTCGACGAGGCGATCGCGCTGCCGACCGACTTCTCCGCCCGCATCGCGCGCAATACGCAGCTCGTGCTGCAGGAGGAATCGGGCATCACCAATGTCGTCGATCCGCTGGGCGGCTCGCACTATATCGAGGCGCTGACCGCGACCCTTGTGGACGAAGCGGAAAAGCTGATCGCCGAGGTCGATGCGTCGGGCGGGATGACGGCCTATGTCGATGCCGGCGCGCCCAAGGCCGCGATCGAGCGCGCGGCAGCCGAAAAGCAGACCAAGGTCGACCGGGGCGAGACGGTGATCGTCGGCGTCAACAAGTACCGCAAGGACAAGGAAGACCCGATCGAGACGCTCGACATCGACAATGCGAAGGTCCGCAAGGGCCAGATCGCGCGCATCGAACACATCCGCGCTAATCGCGACGAGGACGCCTGTCGCACCGCGCTCGCCGCGCTGACCGAGGGCTGCAAGTCGGGCGCGAACGTGCTCGAACTCGCGGTCGAGGCGGCGCGCCGCGATGCGACGCTGGGCGAGATTTCGCAGGCGATGGAGGCGGTCTTCGGCCGCCACGACGCGACGCCCAAGCCCGTCAGCGGCGTCTACAAGACCGCCTATGAATTCGACCGCCGATGGGAGCAGGTGACGAGCGGCGTCGAGGCGGTCGAGCGGCGGCTGGGGCGCAAGCCGAAGATCATGGTCGCCAAGATGGGACAGGACGGCCACGACCGCGGCGCGAACGTGATCGCCAGCGCGTTCAGCGACATGGGCTTCGAGGTCGTCTCCGGCCCGCTGTTCCAGACGCCCGAGGAAGCGCGCGACATGGCGCTCGAAAACGGCGTGGACGTGATCGGCTGCTCGAGCCTTGCCGCCGGGCACAAGACGCTGATCCCCGAACTGATCCGGTTGCTGAAAGAGGCAGGCCGCGCCGACATCAAGGTGACGGCAGGCGGCGTGATTCCGGCGAGCGATTACGACTTCCTGCGCGAGGCGGGGGTGCAGGGCATCTACGGCCCCGGCTCGAACGTGGTCGAATGCGCGGCGGATATCCTGACGCTGCTGGGGCACAACATGCCGCCGGCGGGCGAGGAGATGGACGAGGCGGCGGAGTGA
- a CDS encoding DUF4160 domain-containing protein, translated as MIVPPVMRIGAFRFYFYSHEPNEPPHIHIDRGEATIKVWLGSLEVARSRGFRAHEINGIVAMVADHQAALTEAWHEYFG; from the coding sequence GTGATTGTGCCGCCGGTGATGCGGATCGGCGCGTTCCGGTTCTATTTCTACAGCCACGAACCGAACGAGCCGCCGCATATCCACATCGACCGGGGCGAGGCGACGATCAAGGTCTGGCTCGGCAGCCTCGAAGTCGCGCGGAGCCGGGGCTTTCGCGCACATGAGATCAATGGCATTGTGGCGATGGTCGCCGATCACCAAGCGGCACTTACGGAGGCATGGCATGAATATTTCGGCTAA
- a CDS encoding DUF2442 domain-containing protein → MNISAKVTDERVLDVRFDEASLIVDLMDGRTIAVPLAWYPRLLHATPEQRAHWEKAGAGFGIHWPEIDEDLSTEGLLRGAPAPRAA, encoded by the coding sequence ATGAATATTTCGGCTAAGGTGACCGACGAACGCGTGCTCGACGTGCGCTTCGACGAGGCCAGCCTGATCGTCGATCTGATGGACGGGAGGACGATTGCCGTGCCGCTGGCGTGGTATCCGAGGCTGCTCCACGCGACACCCGAGCAGCGCGCGCATTGGGAGAAGGCCGGGGCGGGCTTTGGCATCCATTGGCCGGAGATCGACGAAGACCTCAGCACCGAAGGCCTGCTGAGGGGTGCGCCCGCTCCAAGGGCGGCGTAA
- the bioB gene encoding biotin synthase BioB, which produces MTHPRTDWTREEIADLFDLPFTELVFRAAEVHRACHPPTQVQLCTLLSIKTGGCPEDCGYCSQSVHADSGVEATKLMDVQAVLQRAAQAKDAGSQRFCMGAAWRNPKDRDMPKIVEIVKGVRAMGLETCMTLGMLEPHQAEMLADAGLDYYNHNIDSSPEYYERVISTRDFQCRLDTLDHVRKAGINVCSGGIVGMGETREDRVGFIHTLATLPQHPESVPINALVPVKGTVLGNMLADTPMAKIDDIEFVRTVAVARITMPMSMVRLSAGRESMSEATQALCFLAGANSIFTGDKLLTAPNAGDDSDGALLAKLGMTALEGEEPARAAKCAAKLGEPAE; this is translated from the coding sequence ATGACCCACCCCCGCACCGATTGGACCCGCGAGGAAATCGCGGACCTCTTCGACCTCCCCTTCACCGAGCTCGTCTTCCGCGCCGCCGAAGTCCACCGCGCATGCCACCCGCCCACCCAGGTGCAGCTCTGCACCCTGCTCAGCATCAAGACCGGCGGGTGCCCGGAGGATTGCGGCTATTGCTCGCAGTCGGTCCATGCCGACAGCGGCGTCGAGGCGACCAAGCTGATGGACGTGCAGGCCGTGCTCCAGCGCGCGGCGCAGGCCAAGGATGCAGGCTCGCAGCGCTTCTGCATGGGCGCGGCGTGGCGCAATCCTAAGGACCGCGACATGCCGAAGATCGTCGAGATCGTGAAGGGCGTGCGCGCGATGGGCCTTGAAACCTGCATGACGCTGGGGATGCTCGAACCGCATCAGGCCGAGATGCTCGCGGACGCCGGCCTCGATTACTACAACCACAATATCGACAGCTCGCCCGAATATTACGAGCGCGTTATCTCCACCCGCGATTTCCAGTGCCGGCTCGATACGCTGGATCACGTGCGCAAGGCGGGGATCAATGTCTGCTCCGGCGGGATCGTCGGCATGGGGGAGACGCGCGAGGATCGGGTCGGCTTCATCCACACGCTCGCAACCCTGCCGCAGCATCCCGAAAGCGTGCCGATCAACGCGCTGGTGCCGGTGAAGGGCACGGTGCTGGGCAATATGCTCGCCGATACGCCGATGGCCAAGATCGACGACATCGAATTCGTCCGCACCGTGGCGGTCGCGCGGATCACCATGCCGATGTCGATGGTCCGGCTTTCCGCAGGCCGCGAATCCATGTCCGAGGCGACGCAGGCGCTGTGCTTCCTCGCGGGCGCCAACTCGATCTTCACCGGCGACAAGCTGCTGACCGCGCCCAATGCGGGCGACGACAGCGACGGCGCGCTGCTGGCGAAGCTCGGCATGACCGCGCTCGAGGGCGAGGAGCCGGCAAGGGCGGCGAAATGCGCGGCGAAACTGGGCGAACCTGCCGAGTAG